The window ACCACCGACCATAGCAGGTGCAAATCCAGGTCTATCAGCAATACTCATTCCTATGAATCCTGCAAGAACTGGAACCATTAAAAAGAAAGCATTTCCACCACCAATATCCATTAAAAGTTTAGCAATTGGACTAAAACTTGGATCACTTGGATCAGAAGCTTTTATACCAAAGATAAATGAGATTGCAATTAATATACCTCCACCAACAACAAAAGGTAACATATTTGAAACTCCACTCATCAGATGCTTATAAAATCCTTTTCTTTCACTAGCTCCTGAAGATGATTTCGTTTCATTATTAGAATATAAAGGTGCTTGTTGATCAATAGCTTTTTGGATTAATTCTTGTGGTCTTTTAATACCCTCTTTAACTCCAACAATGTCAACGTGCTTTCCATTAAATCTAGCCATATCAACATTTTTATCTGCTGCAACAATAATTCCTTTTGCATTTTTAATTTCTTCATCAGTAAGCTGGTTTTTAACACCAGTAGAACCATTAGTTTCAACTTTTATGTTAATTCCCATCTCTTTAGCTTTTTTATTTAAAGCTTCAGCGGCCATATAAGTGTGAGCAATCCCAGTAGGGCAAGCAGTTACAGCGAGCACATCGTATTGTTCATTGGCGTTTTTAGGCTGGACAAGCTCTTCTCCAATTTTATCTTCTTTTAAAAGTATGTCTAAAACTTCTTGCTCTGTTTTAACTTTTAAAAGTTGTTCTCTAATATCATCATCTAATAAAAGAGATGTAAGTTGAGATAATGTTTCGATATGTGAATCTGTGGCATCTGCAGGAGCGGCAATCATAAAGAATAATTTAGAAGGTTCTCCATCTAGAGAATCATAATCAATACCATCTTTTGAAAGGCCAAAAGCAACTGTTGGAATTTTAACGGAAGCAGATTTTCCGTGAGGGATAGCGATTCCTTCCTCTAAACCTGTAGAACTTTGTTCCTCTCTTCTTAAAATTGTTTTTCGAAATTCATCTTTATCATTAAGTCTTCCTGCACTATAAAGAAGATCAACAAGTTCATCAATAACTTCTATTTTATTTTTTGCATTTAAATTTAATTTAATACAACTTTTAACTAACATTTTGTCTAACATTCTATATCCTCCTAGTTATAATTTTAAAATTTTAATATCTTTTAGTAAATTTTTCATAGTATCAAAAGTTGCTAAACCTTTAGAAAAAGCTGTTGCACTTCCAGAAGCAATTCCAATTTTATAACATTCTTTTAAAGAAAAATTATTGTTAAGACCATAAATAAATCCTCCAATCATAGAATCTCCTGATCCATTAGAGCTTATAAGAGTTCCTTCAGGTACTCCACTTATAAAAATGTCATTATCTGCTATAAAGATAGAACCTTTAGATCCTAAAGATATTAAAACATTTTGAGCACCAAGAATTTGAAGCTTTTTTCCTGCTTCAATTAATTCTTCATTAGTTGAAAAATTAGCTTGGAAAAATTCATTAATTTCATCTTTATTTGGTTTTATTAAAAATACACCTTTTTTTAAAGCAATATCAAAAGGAAGCCCTCTAGTATCTAAAATAACTTTAACACCTTTGGGAATAATATCAATAATGTCAGCGTATATAGAAGATTTTATTGATGATGGAACACTTCCAGATAAAGCTAAAATATCATTTTCTTTAAGATTATTTTTTAAAAAATTAAATAATTCTTCTAAATTTTCATTTGAAATTGTAGGAGAAGTACCAGCAATTTCACTTTCAAGACCATTATTATTTATCTTAATATTTATACGAGTATCTTCATTGATATAGAAAAAATTAGTATTTAATCCTTCATTAGTTAAAGTAGTTTTTATAAACTCTCCTGTAAAACCACCTATAAATCCTAAACAAGTTGAAATTGTATCAAAATTTTTTAGGATTTTAGAAACATTGATTCCTTTACCACCAGGGAGTTTATACGTCTCTTTCGGAATGTTTAAATTTCCTTCAACAAATGAATCGAAGCTTAAAAAATAATCTAGAGCTGGATTTAAAGTTAATGTGTATATCATTTTGCTACCTCCACTTTTACTATATTTTGATATTCTTTAGAAAGCAACCGATCTGTAATTAAAGTTCCTTTATCTAAAGTTGAGAAAATAGTGAAACTACTTTTCCCAATTTTCGAGTGATCACAAAGAAAAAACGTATGCTCACTTTTATCTATGGCCTCACTTTTAACAAGAGCTTCTTCAAAATCAGGAGTACTATATCCATCTAAATTAAGAGCGTTTACTCCAATGAAGGCATATTGAAAATTAAAAGTTTTTAAATATTTTGCAGCAGAAAATCCCACAGTACAACTAGTTTTACTTTTGATTTTTCCACCAATTAAAAAACTCTCAATTTTATATTTTTCTAATTCGTCTATTAGATTTAAGCCATTTGTAACTACCTTTATATTAAGATTTTTTAAATATTTAATCATACAAAGAGTTGTTGTACCTGCATCAAGAAAGATGTATGAATCTTTTTTTATAAAGCTTACAGCATATTTTGCAATTTTTTCTTTTTCTTCTCTATTAAGATTTCTTCTGTATTGTATATTAAAATCCTTTATAGTATCGAAAGAGTTGTTTAAAATTGCTCCTCCATGAACTCTTGTAATAAGTTCTTTTTTTTCTAGAGAAGCTAAATCTCTTCGAGCAGTAGCTTCTGAGATATTTAAAAGTTCAACAATTTCTTGAAGTTTAACAACCTCTTTTTGTTTTAATAGTTCTAAAATAGAATTTTCTCGTTCTATATTTAACATAAAAATCACTTCCTTTATAAAAACTATATTATCACAGTATAAAATAAAAATCAATCAATTTCTTTCAAAGTCATTCAAAAGTAATCATGAAAAAATAGAAGGAATTTCATAAAATAAATATTATAATAAATAATAGGAGGGAGTTAAAATGAAAATAGATTTTACAGAAAAAATAATTGGAAAAGAAAGATATTTTAATTCAGCAGTAATAGCTTTAGTTGTTGAAAAAAATAAGGAAAAATATTTTTTATTTGAAAAGCGAGCTAGTAATGTTAGGCAGGGAGGAGATATTTCTTTTCCAGGAGGAAAAATAGAGGAAAATGAAACAAGTTTAGAAGCGGCTTTAAGAGAATGCGAAGAAGAGATTGGAATAAAAAAAATAACTGTGATGGGAAAAGTGGGAACACTTGTAATACCATCAGGCATAATGGTAGAAGCTTTTTTAGGAGTTATAGATGAAGAGGAACTTAAGAATTTAAAGTTGAATAAAAATGAAGTAGAAGAAAGTTTTTTAGTTCCAGTTGAATTTTTTAAAATAAATAAACCCAGAATTGAAAAATTAGAAGTAGAAACAAAACCATACTATTATGAAAATGGCATAAAATATAGTTTCCCTGCAGCAGAATTAAATTTACCTAAAATGTATCATTCGCCTTGGAAAAGTTCTCCAAGAGAAGTTTTTTTGTATATATATGAAAACAAAGTTATTTGGGGATTAACAGCTGAAATCATAAAAGAAACGATAAAATATTTATAAAAAAGAGGCTATAAACAGCCTCTTTAAATTTACTAAAAATATTTTTTAATAAATGCTAAAAACATAGTTATTGCAAGAAGATCAGCAGCTCCACCGGGACTAATTCTTTTACTTATGAAGCTATCCTCAATCTCTTTTAAAAGAATTAAATCTAAAAAATTATTATCAAATTTTAAATGAAGTTCATTAGCTTTATTTCTAACAAAATTTAAAACATCAATATCATGTCTATGTAAGATTGTAGTATCTTCAAGATTACTCATTAAAAATACAAGAGTTCTAATCATAGCATGGTTAATATGCTCCTGCTTTTCAATAGAATTTTGAAAAATGGCGATAGCATTATTAAAAATAAGATCTAAGCCATTTTTAACAATTCCTCTTACACCGACAACTCCATATTTTATATAAAGTTTTTCTCCGTGAGTAAGGTTTGTTTTTTGGTGAATATTATCGAAATCTTTTAAAATATCTTTACACATCTTTTTAATTAAGAAAGAGATATCATTAAAAGGAAGATTTTCAAATTTAGCTTTAGCTGCTAATGCAGCAGTAATACCCATTAAAAAAATCATTCCCTTATGTGTATTTACATTATTAGTGGCAAGAAACATGTCTCGCTCTGCTAATTTTCCCATATATCTTATTTTTTTAAAAATCAAATCTACTGATAAAGAAGAATACCCAGCTCCAACAACTTGTTTAAAATAAGTAGATAAAGAAAAACTACTATCAACAAATGTAAAAAAATCCATATCTTCATGTGAACCTTTGGTGTGCGGTGAGACTAAACCAAAAGATGGGGAAGCAGAAACTTCTAGAATAAGAGATTTTAAAGCTAAATTTGAAAAAGAATCAATTATTGAATCTTTTCTTCTCTTTATATCTAAATACTTTTCTAATTTTTTTTCGATTGCTTCTTGTACTTCTTTTTGTGTATGAGTTCTATTTCTTCCACAAATAAAAGCCATCTCTTCACAAAGAAGACACTGTCTTTTTTCTCCTCCAAAATCTTTTCTAGAAAATGCATATCCATCTTTATCGAATACATCGATATCGACACATCTACCTAAAATATGAGATTCTTCAATTTCCATAGCTATTTTTTTAATATTCTTTCCAATAGATTTAATAGAGTAAATATAGGTTGGACCCTCTATTGATTCTAGTTTTTTTATAAAGATAATTTGTGAATTAAAAATTTGTGAAATCTCTTCTTTAATAATTTCTATTATATATTTGGGAACAAAAGCATTCTTATCTTCTCCGGGGTAATTGGCCCTAAGAACTAAAATTGGGTTGTTATATTTTTTAATAATATAGTTTTGAATATCAACTCTTTTTTCTCTCATTAATAAAAATTCTTCTAAGTTAAACATCTATAATTAGTGAACAGAGTTAGAATTTTTTATTCTCTCTGTAATCTCCTTTCCTTTTTCTGAAGTTAAATATTCGAAAGTACAATTTGGAACTAAATTTCTAACTTCATCTAATTTATCGGCTTTTAAAAGAGCTCTAACTTGTGAAGCACTAATAGCACAATGTCCCATCTCTTTTCTAGGGATTATTACAACTTTTAAGTTGAAATTTTTAAATGTGTCTATCATAGTTTCGTTATATTTTTTAGTAACATCGCAATAAGGTTCTTCACCAACAAATCTAGTTGAAATACCAAGTTTTTTACAAAAATGTTCTGCAGTAATTTTAGTATCTAATTTCATAAACTCAATTAGTGAATCGTCTTCTTTTCTAAGGAAATAGTTAGGAAAAGTAGCAGAAGAAATAACATATTCTGTACTTGGTAAAACAGTTACATTTTTCAAATGCTTTGTTCCCTCTTTTACTAATTCAATTCTATCTGAAAATGGAAACGAAGATTTATCTTCTTCAACAACTAGAACAAGAACATTATCCATTTCTTTAGCTGCAGTTTCAATTAAAAATTGGTGACCTAAAGTAAAAGGATTACAGTTCATTATAAGTAGTCCGTTGTTGGTATTATTAGACCAATTTAATTGGTTTTTAATTTTATCAATAGTTTTATCAATTGAGTTCATTCCAATTTCTAGAAGCGCAACTTTATCAGTTTTTGAGATTGGTTTAAATCCAACACCTTTAAAAATATCTTCATTAGAAGGTTTGGTAAAAACAAAAGTGTGGAAAATTCCTTGATCAAAAGATTTGTTAAGAAGCGTTGTTACAAGAGTATTAGTAACTCCTTCTCCTCTTAAAGAATCGTCAATAGCAAAGCATTTTATAATATTTTTACTTTTAGAAGCTGTAGCAACAATTTCTTCATCTTTTCTAATAACTAAGGAATAATCAATTGTTTCATCAAAGTTAAGATCAAATTTTTTTAAAAAGTTTTTTAATTCGTTTTTTTGATAATTACTATTTAAATTTAGTGTTTCTATATTCATTGTGTTTGAGTTACCCCCTCTTTAATAAGCTGAAATTTACTAGTTATATCATCGATATATTGAACGAATATATTTTGGGATTCAGCTAAAATCTCATTTTTAGAGATGCTATAAACTACATAAACTTTATTATTTTCCATCCAATTATCTTTTTCTATAGATTTTTGAACAAGCTGAGTTGCGGTATAATCCATTAAATCAGATAAAGCAGGAGAAAGAATTTTTTTAGTATAAGGATCAGCTGAAACTAAAAATGACTTGAAAATGATATCTTCTTCAGATAAAATTTTAGATTTTAATTTTTCTTTTGCTTCTCGAGTAGCTTTACCATTTGCAACTAAAGTACCGCTACTGCCAATTTTAGAAGACCCAATTCCTATTACTTCATTTTCAGAATCCACAGATGTCGTCATTCTTTCACTTTTTTCAGAACTTTCCATAGGATTAGGAATTGAAAGGTTATTACACCCTATTAATAAAAAGCTAAAAAATATACCAATAAGTTTTTTTAACATTGTAACTCCCCCCTTATAAATTTAGTTATATATTAGGAATAAAACCTATAATATTGATATCTAAATTTTTTAATTTTTCAGTTTGCTTTCTTGAAAGAAAATTTATAAAAAGATTATTTTCTATTTTTATATGATCTTCTGAAAGTATGTCTTTATAAAGAAAAACAATAATATCGTCGTAATTTAATATTTCGTTTTTATAAAATGAAAAAAGATACAGAGTTTCTTCTTCAACATCTATTTTATTTATAATATACCAATTATTTTTTAAAAGAAAATCTATCATTTCTTTAGAAAATTTAAGAAGTATATAATGGATTGAAGATAAATCTATTTCATTTAAAGTATTAAAAAAAATAGGATTTACATACTCTCCAAAAATTTTTTTAACCCCAAGTAGAGAAAAGATATCTCTATTTATTCCAACATTTAGAGTATCTTCTAATTTTCTACAAACTGATATGATCTCTGTGTAAAAACTTTGAATTTCTTTCGATGAAAGATTAGAACAAGAACTTAATTTTTTATATATAGCAACTTCTCTTTCTGGAACATATATTCTAGTTTTAGATTTAGATTTAGTTAAACCAACTTGATGAACAATATCCATTCTTTTTAAAATTAAGTCTATAATTTTTTTATCAATAGCATCAATTTCATCTCTTAATTTATTAATATCACCTGTAATTTTAATCACCCATTTCATGAACATTATCAATACATATTCTATAATATAAAGGTGTCAAAATCAAATAAATATTGAAATATAGTGAAAAATCTTATAGAATGAGATATTGAAATATTTAAAAATAAATAAAGTTTCAGGAGGAAAATTATGAAGTTTTTTTCTTTGAATAAAAAGAAGTATGCGACTTTAACTGTTAAAGAAAATAAATCAGAAAATAAAAAAGTTGAAGAAAAAGAAGAAAAAATAATAAAGAAAACTAAAATAACAGGCCTTTGGGAAAAATGCCCTGAATGCCATGAGATTGTTTATAAAAATGATATCGAACAGAATTTACAAAAATGTCCGCATTGCGATTATTACTTTTCAATGAGTGCAAAAGAGAGAATATCTCTTTTAATAGACGAAGGAACATTTCAAGAGATGGATAAGAATTTAGTTTCAGAAAATCCATTAGATTTTCCAGGGTATACGGAGAAATACGAAGCTGCAGTTGAAAAAACAGGGATGCTAGAAGGAGTAGTAGCAGGAATTGGAGATATTTTTGGAATAAAAGTAAGTATAGCTGTTATGGATTTTGAGTTTTTAGGTGGAAGTATGGGATCAGTAGTAGGAGAAAAAATAACAAGAGCTATAGAAAGAGGAATAAAATTTAGAATACCTGTAGTAATTGTAGCTTCTTCGGGTGGAGCTAGAATGCATGAAGGGATTTTGTCGCTTATGCAAATGGCTAAAACATCAGCAGCTTTAGAAAAATTAAGAGAAGCAGGTTTGCCATTTATATCAATACCAGTTAATCCAACAACGGGAGGAGTAACAGCTTCTTTTGCTATGTTAGGAGATATAATAATGACAGAACCAGATGCTTTAATTGGTTTTGCTGGACAAAGGGTAATTGAGCAAACAATAAAACAAAAATTACCGAATGGATTCCAAAGAAGCGAATTTTTACAAGAGTGTGGAATGGTAGATGTAATAACAAAAAGAGAGGATATGAAGAGAACTCTTCATAAAGTTTTAGATAATATCATCTAGAAAGAGTTTAGTTATAGGAGAGTGTCATGAAATTTAATAGTGAAATTTTAGATTTAGAAACTAAAATAGTAGAGCTTAAGAATTTTTCAAAAGAAAAAAATATAGATTTAAGTTTAGAAATAGAAAAACTTTCAAAACAAAGAGATGAGTATTTAAAGGCAGCCTATGAAAATTTAAATGATTGGGATAGAGTTTCAATAGCAAGACATCCAGAAAGACCATATACTTTAGATTATATAAAGCATATGACAACTGATTTTATTGAATTACATGGAGATAGACTATGTAAGGATGATGCAGCTGTGGTAGGTGGTTTATGTAAGGTTGATGGAAAGAAAGTGATGATTGTTGGACATCAAAAAGGAAGAACAATAGAAGAGAATATTTTTAGAAATTTTGGAATGGCTAGTCCAGAAGGTTATAGAAAAGCATTGAGATTATTTAAGATGGCTGAAAGGTTTTCTATACCAATTGTTAATCTTATAGATACAGCTGGAGCCTACCCAGGAATTGAAGCGGAAAAGCATGGTCAAGGAGAAGCTATAGCTAGAAATTTATTAGAGATGGCTGGAATAAAAGTACCTATAATTTCTGTAGTTATAGGAGAAGGTGGATCAGGTGGAGCATTAGCATTAGGAGTAGCTGATAAAGTTTATATGTTAGAAAATTCTGTTTACTCAGTTATTTCTCCAGAGGGATGTGCAGCAATTTTATATAAAGATTCATCAAAAGCCCCAGAAGCAGCAAACAACTTAAAAATATCAGGTCCAAGTTTACAAAGTTTAGGTATAATTGACGGGATAATTAAAGAACCTTTAGGAGGAGCTCATAGAGATTATAAGTGTGCAGCAAATGACCTAAAAAGTGTTATTTTATCATCACTTTTAGAGTTATCTAAATTAGATGTGGATACTTTACTAAAAAATAGATATAATAAGTTTAGAAAAATGGGAAGTTTTACAGAGAACTAAATCTAAATTTTAATAGAAAGTGTCGGAGGTGTTAAGCTTATGAAAAAAATAGCAGTTTTAACAAGTGGAGGAGACGCTCCAGGAATGAACGCTGCAGTAAGAGCAGTAGCTAAAGTAGCCTTAGCAAAAGGAATGGAAGTATATGGAATAAGAAGAGGATATTTAGGAATGGTTCATGATGAAATATTTCAAATGAATGGAAGTCATGTATCTGGAATTATTGATAGAGGTGGAACAGTTCTTTTAACTGCAAGATGTTTAGAATTTAAAGATCCTAAATTTAGAGCAATAGCAGCTGAAAATTTAAAGAAAAGAGGAATTGAAGGTATTGTTGTTGTAGGAGGAGATGGATCTTATAGAGGTGCAGATCTATTATCAAAAGAGCATGGATTTAAAGTTGTAGGTTTACCTGGAACTATAGATAATGATATAATAGGGACAGATTATACAATTGGTTTTGATACTTGTTTAAACACAATATTAGATGCTATGTCAAAATTAAGAGATACAGCAACTTCTCATGAGAGAACAATTTTAATGGAAGTTATGGGAAGACACGCTGGAGATTTAGCTCTTCATGCTACATTAGCAGGTGGAGGAGACGGAGTTTTAATACCTGAAATTGATGAACCTATTGAGATGCTAGCTTATCAAATAAAAGAAAGAAGAAGACAAGGGAAGTTACATGATATTGTTCTTGTAGCAGAAGGTGTTGGAAGTGTTTTTGAAATTGAAAAGCAATTAAAGGAAAAAGTAACAACAGAAGTAAGAAGTGTAGTTTTAGCTCACGTTCAAAGAGGTGGAACTCCATCTGGATTTGATAGAGTTTTAGCAACAAAAATGGGAGCAAAAGCAGTTGAGCTTCTTGAAGCAGGAGAAGGTGGAGTTATGGTAGGAATTGAAAGTAATGAATTAGTAACTCATC of the Cetobacterium sp. NK01 genome contains:
- the accD gene encoding acetyl-CoA carboxylase, carboxyltransferase subunit beta, which produces MKFFSLNKKKYATLTVKENKSENKKVEEKEEKIIKKTKITGLWEKCPECHEIVYKNDIEQNLQKCPHCDYYFSMSAKERISLLIDEGTFQEMDKNLVSENPLDFPGYTEKYEAAVEKTGMLEGVVAGIGDIFGIKVSIAVMDFEFLGGSMGSVVGEKITRAIERGIKFRIPVVIVASSGGARMHEGILSLMQMAKTSAALEKLREAGLPFISIPVNPTTGGVTASFAMLGDIIMTEPDALIGFAGQRVIEQTIKQKLPNGFQRSEFLQECGMVDVITKREDMKRTLHKVLDNII
- the pfkA gene encoding 6-phosphofructokinase, whose product is MKKIAVLTSGGDAPGMNAAVRAVAKVALAKGMEVYGIRRGYLGMVHDEIFQMNGSHVSGIIDRGGTVLLTARCLEFKDPKFRAIAAENLKKRGIEGIVVVGGDGSYRGADLLSKEHGFKVVGLPGTIDNDIIGTDYTIGFDTCLNTILDAMSKLRDTATSHERTILMEVMGRHAGDLALHATLAGGGDGVLIPEIDEPIEMLAYQIKERRRQGKLHDIVLVAEGVGSVFEIEKQLKEKVTTEVRSVVLAHVQRGGTPSGFDRVLATKMGAKAVELLEAGEGGVMVGIESNELVTHPISFAWEGKRKYDIRKDYELALTLCK
- the citC gene encoding [citrate (pro-3S)-lyase] ligase; this encodes MNIETLNLNSNYQKNELKNFLKKFDLNFDETIDYSLVIRKDEEIVATASKSKNIIKCFAIDDSLRGEGVTNTLVTTLLNKSFDQGIFHTFVFTKPSNEDIFKGVGFKPISKTDKVALLEIGMNSIDKTIDKIKNQLNWSNNTNNGLLIMNCNPFTLGHQFLIETAAKEMDNVLVLVVEEDKSSFPFSDRIELVKEGTKHLKNVTVLPSTEYVISSATFPNYFLRKEDDSLIEFMKLDTKITAEHFCKKLGISTRFVGEEPYCDVTKKYNETMIDTFKNFNLKVVIIPRKEMGHCAISASQVRALLKADKLDEVRNLVPNCTFEYLTSEKGKEITERIKNSNSVH
- a CDS encoding fructose-specific PTS transporter subunit EIIC produces the protein MLDKMLVKSCIKLNLNAKNKIEVIDELVDLLYSAGRLNDKDEFRKTILRREEQSSTGLEEGIAIPHGKSASVKIPTVAFGLSKDGIDYDSLDGEPSKLFFMIAAPADATDSHIETLSQLTSLLLDDDIREQLLKVKTEQEVLDILLKEDKIGEELVQPKNANEQYDVLAVTACPTGIAHTYMAAEALNKKAKEMGINIKVETNGSTGVKNQLTDEEIKNAKGIIVAADKNVDMARFNGKHVDIVGVKEGIKRPQELIQKAIDQQAPLYSNNETKSSSGASERKGFYKHLMSGVSNMLPFVVGGGILIAISFIFGIKASDPSDPSFSPIAKLLMDIGGGNAFFLMVPVLAGFIGMSIADRPGFAPAMVGGLISANNGGGFLGGLVGGFLGGYVVLFLKKIFSKLPEKLEGIKPVLLYPLFGILITGILMYGVVISPVAAVNNSITNFLNSLGTGNLILLGAIVGGMMAIDMGGPINKAAFTFGIAAIAAGNYYPHAAVMAGGMTPPLGIALATTFFKHKFSTEEREAGLTNYIMGASFITEGAIPFAAADPIRVIPSCVIGSALAGGLSMAFKCQLPAPHGGLFVLPIITNPMMYLLSVVIGSLVTCVLIGVTKPSKNL
- a CDS encoding acetyl-CoA carboxylase carboxyltransferase subunit alpha, producing MKFNSEILDLETKIVELKNFSKEKNIDLSLEIEKLSKQRDEYLKAAYENLNDWDRVSIARHPERPYTLDYIKHMTTDFIELHGDRLCKDDAAVVGGLCKVDGKKVMIVGHQKGRTIEENIFRNFGMASPEGYRKALRLFKMAERFSIPIVNLIDTAGAYPGIEAEKHGQGEAIARNLLEMAGIKVPIISVVIGEGGSGGALALGVADKVYMLENSVYSVISPEGCAAILYKDSSKAPEAANNLKISGPSLQSLGIIDGIIKEPLGGAHRDYKCAANDLKSVILSSLLELSKLDVDTLLKNRYNKFRKMGSFTEN
- the citG gene encoding triphosphoribosyl-dephospho-CoA synthase CitG: MFNLEEFLLMREKRVDIQNYIIKKYNNPILVLRANYPGEDKNAFVPKYIIEIIKEEISQIFNSQIIFIKKLESIEGPTYIYSIKSIGKNIKKIAMEIEESHILGRCVDIDVFDKDGYAFSRKDFGGEKRQCLLCEEMAFICGRNRTHTQKEVQEAIEKKLEKYLDIKRRKDSIIDSFSNLALKSLILEVSASPSFGLVSPHTKGSHEDMDFFTFVDSSFSLSTYFKQVVGAGYSSLSVDLIFKKIRYMGKLAERDMFLATNNVNTHKGMIFLMGITAALAAKAKFENLPFNDISFLIKKMCKDILKDFDNIHQKTNLTHGEKLYIKYGVVGVRGIVKNGLDLIFNNAIAIFQNSIEKQEHINHAMIRTLVFLMSNLEDTTILHRHDIDVLNFVRNKANELHLKFDNNFLDLILLKEIEDSFISKRISPGGAADLLAITMFLAFIKKYF
- the pfkB gene encoding 1-phosphofructokinase, whose amino-acid sequence is MIYTLTLNPALDYFLSFDSFVEGNLNIPKETYKLPGGKGINVSKILKNFDTISTCLGFIGGFTGEFIKTTLTNEGLNTNFFYINEDTRINIKINNNGLESEIAGTSPTISNENLEELFNFLKNNLKENDILALSGSVPSSIKSSIYADIIDIIPKGVKVILDTRGLPFDIALKKGVFLIKPNKDEINEFFQANFSTNEELIEAGKKLQILGAQNVLISLGSKGSIFIADNDIFISGVPEGTLISSNGSGDSMIGGFIYGLNNNFSLKECYKIGIASGSATAFSKGLATFDTMKNLLKDIKILKL
- a CDS encoding chorismate mutase, which encodes MIKITGDINKLRDEIDAIDKKIIDLILKRMDIVHQVGLTKSKSKTRIYVPEREVAIYKKLSSCSNLSSKEIQSFYTEIISVCRKLEDTLNVGINRDIFSLLGVKKIFGEYVNPIFFNTLNEIDLSSIHYILLKFSKEMIDFLLKNNWYIINKIDVEEETLYLFSFYKNEILNYDDIIVFLYKDILSEDHIKIENNLFINFLSRKQTEKLKNLDINIIGFIPNI
- a CDS encoding NUDIX hydrolase — protein: MKIDFTEKIIGKERYFNSAVIALVVEKNKEKYFLFEKRASNVRQGGDISFPGGKIEENETSLEAALRECEEEIGIKKITVMGKVGTLVIPSGIMVEAFLGVIDEEELKNLKLNKNEVEESFLVPVEFFKINKPRIEKLEVETKPYYYENGIKYSFPAAELNLPKMYHSPWKSSPREVFLYIYENKVIWGLTAEIIKETIKYL
- a CDS encoding DeoR/GlpR family DNA-binding transcription regulator — protein: MLNIERENSILELLKQKEVVKLQEIVELLNISEATARRDLASLEKKELITRVHGGAILNNSFDTIKDFNIQYRRNLNREEKEKIAKYAVSFIKKDSYIFLDAGTTTLCMIKYLKNLNIKVVTNGLNLIDELEKYKIESFLIGGKIKSKTSCTVGFSAAKYLKTFNFQYAFIGVNALNLDGYSTPDFEEALVKSEAIDKSEHTFFLCDHSKIGKSSFTIFSTLDKGTLITDRLLSKEYQNIVKVEVAK